A part of Podarcis raffonei isolate rPodRaf1 chromosome 12, rPodRaf1.pri, whole genome shotgun sequence genomic DNA contains:
- the LOC128424373 gene encoding uncharacterized protein LOC128424373, with protein sequence MGVPVTLLFFFSLLPSTLSQVVVHHTSYEGICTNACDFHGYDYTWCKQSGGSGKSWDYCSLEEGLGHTGEKCATMCDLWGGSYHYCYLKNGKWNYCGLISEKGFAEYAQDNKMCFDGCRATKEGFHCNTGHGKQRCSPFHDVTPTGLPCHNNYRCAKYGTDGYRCHMDNDQGLWDYCGRRAQSKCVWEYSETNSSLVEICKLPTSHHEGKILFRRERRDKMLPPTKEEFKKAVHLIDKIASVTSLPDSEPLETVRFYKQEDIFCKGVNYTGVELEIGMTKESAMPIAHVLFPEFLKSVEILRLAFYTSLHSTFYQPAYTIAISVEEPMLCSTDHQ encoded by the coding sequence ATGGGTGTTCCCGTGACtttactctttttcttttctcttctgccTTCCACTCTCTCCCAAGTTGTCGTTCATCATACAAGCTACGAGGGGATATGTACAAACGCTTGTGACTTTCACGGCTATGATTATACCTGGTGCAAGCAaagtggtggcagcgggaaatcTTGGGACTACTGTTCCTTAGAAGAAGGCTTGGGACACACAGGTGAAAAATGTGCCACAATGTGCGATCTCTGGGGGGGCTCCTACCACTACTGCtacttaaaaaatgggaaatggaaCTACTGTGGATTGATCAGCGAGAAGGGCTTTGCTGAATATGCTCAGGACAACAAAATGTGTTTTGATGGATGCCGAGCGACTAAAGAGGGTTTTCACTGCAATACAGGCCATGGTAAGCAACGTTGCTCTCCGTTCCACGATGTGACCCCCACTGGTTTGCCCTGCCACAACAACTACCGTTGTGCAAAATATGGAACCGATGGGTACCGATGCCACATGGATAACGACCAGGGCCTCTGGGATTACTGTGGACGCAGGGCCCAGAGTAAGTGTGTATGGGAGTACTCCGAGACCAATTCCTCCCTGGTGGAGATTTGCAAACTTCCCACCTCTCATCACGAAGGCAAGATCCTCTTCCGCCGAGAAAGGAGGGACAAGATGCTCCCTCCCACCAAGGAGGAGTTCAAAAAGGCGGTCCATCTGATCGACAAAATCGCCTCCGTCACCAGCCTTCCTGACTCAGAACCTCTGGAAACTGTGCGTTTCTACAAGCAAGAGGATATCTTCTGCAAGGGTGTCAATTATACAGGCGTGGAGCTGGAGATAGGAATGACCAAGGAGAGTGCTATGCCCATTGCTCATGTCCTCTTCCCAGAGTTCCTAAAATCTGTGGAGATCTTGCGCTTAGCGTTTTACACCAGCCTCCACAGCACATTTTATCAGCCTGCCTACACCATTGCTATCTCTGTTGAGGAACCAATGTTATGTTCCACTGACCACCAGTGA